The genomic stretch GGGGTCGAGGCGGACGGCCTCCTGGAAGTGCCGCAGCGCCCCGTCCCGGTCGCCGCGCTCCCAGGCCAGCTGCCCGCCCCGTTCCAGATAGGCGGCCCGCTCGGCCGGTGCCTCCGCCAAGGCCGCCGCGTCGGAGAGGGCGGCCGCCGCGTCCTCGCGCCAACCGTGGTCCCGGTACACGGCACCGGCCCGCGCCAGCACCGCCGGACCCGAGCCCAGCTCCAGCATCCGGTCCAGGGACTTCTTGGCCGCCTTGTAGTCGCCGAGCCCCGTGTACGTGTCGATCAGCAGGGGGTACGTCGTCCAGCGCCTTGGCGCCAGTTTCCGCGCGGCCTCGCCCCACCGCCGCGCGGCGGGGAAGTCACGGCGCGCGTTCGCCAGCGCGGCAAGACCGCCGAGGGCCTCCACATTGCCCTTCGCCCGCACCTTCAGCGAGGTGCGCAGCACCCGCTCCGCCTTCGGGTAGTACGCCGGATCCGCCGTCCGCCGCCCCTGCTCCACATAGGCCGCCCCGAGCACCGCCCAGGACTCCGCGTCCCTCGGATGGCCCCGCAGATGGCTCTCCCGCTCGTCGATCAGCACCGCCAGGTCGGGCAGCGCGGCCGGGACACCCGTGGTCACCGCTGCCAGCGCCTGCGCGCCCGGCGTCGGCGCGGGCGGCTCGCCCCCGGTCCGCCCCCACGGCAGCAGCACCAGCACCCCGCCGAGCACGGCACACCCCACGACCGAACCGACCAGCACCCGTCGGCGGTACCACGGGCGCCGCTCCTCCTGTTCGTTCTCCATGGCGCTCACTGTGCGTCAGTACGACGACCACATTCCCGTACCGAAAGCCCCTCGCCGACGGGGTTCACACCGATGGCCCCCGGTGTCAGGCTGTGATCATGAGCCACGACCTCGTTCACCGTCTGCTCACCGGCCTGCCCGCCGAGGCGGTGCTCACCGACCCCGACATCACGGCCTCCTACGCCAACGACATGGCGAGCTTCTGTCCGGCCGGCGCCCCGGCCGTGGTCGTGCTGCCGCGCACGGTCGAGCAGGTCCAGCACGTCATGCGCACCGCCACCGAGCTGCGCGTCCCGGTCGTCCCGCAGGGCGCCCGCACGGGCCTGTCCGGCGGCGCCAACGCCACCGACGGCTGCATCGTGCTCTCCCTGACCAAGATGGACCGCATCCTGGAGATCAGCCCGGTCGACCGGATCGCCGTCGTCGAACCGGGCGTCGTCAACGCCGACCTCTCCCGTGCGGTCGGCGAACACGGGCTCTACTACCCGCCGGACCCCTCCAGCTGGGAGACCTGCACGATCGGCGGGAACATCGGCACCGCCTCGGGCGGACTGTGCTGTGTGAAGTACGGGGTGACGGCCGAGTACGTCCTCGGCCTCGACGTCGTGCTGGCCGACGGACGCCTGATGTCCACCGGCCGCCGCACCGCGAAGGGCGTCGCGGGCTACGACCTGACCCGGCTGTTCGTCGGCTCCGAGGGCTCGCTCGGCATCGTCGTACGGGCGGTCCTCGCGCTGAAGCCGCGGCCGCCCCGACAGCTCGTGCTGGCCGCCGAGTTCGCCTCCGCGGCCGCCGCCTGCGACGCGGTGTGCCGGATCATGGCCGGCGGACACGTCCCGTCCCTCCTCGAACTGATGGACCGTACGACCGTCAAGGCGGTCAACGACCTGGCGCACATGGGGCTGCCGGAGACCACCGAGGCGCTGCTGCTCGCCGCCTTCGACACCCCCGACCCCGCCCCCGACCTCGCCGCGGTCGGCGCGCTGTGCGAGGCCGCCGGGGCCACCCAGGTGGTGCCCGCCGACGACGCGGCCGAGTCCGAACTGCTCCTCCAGGCCCGGCGGTTGTCGCTGACGGCGCTGGAGGCGGTCAGGGGCGTGACGATGATCGACGACGTGTGCGTGCCCCGCTCGCGGCTCGGCGACATGCTCGACGGGGTCGAGCGGATCGCCGAGAAGTACAAGCTGACCATCGGCGTCGTCGCACACGCGGGTGACGGCAACACCCACCCCACGGTCTGCTTCGAGCCGAACGACGAGGACGAGTCCCGGCGCGCCCGCGAGTCCTTCGACGAGATCATGGCGCTGGGCCTGGAACTCGGCGGCACCATCACCGGCGAGCACGGCGTCGGTGTCCTGAAGAAGGAGTGGCTGGCGCGCGAGATCGGCCCCGTCGGAGTCGAGATGCAGCGCGGGATCAAGGAGGTCTTCGACCCCCTCGGCCTCCTCAACCCGGGCAAGCTGTTCTGAGCCCGTACAGGCCCTACGGCTCACTCCCCGTCCTTGGACTCGTCGCTCGGCCAGGGGTCGCGCAGCCACAGGTCGTCGGCCGGGGTCGGGGCGAGCAGCTCGGCGAGGCCGTCGTCGATGCCGAGCTGCTCGGCCTCAGAGCCCGGAGGGACCACCCGCAGGGTGCGCTCCAGCCAGGCCGACACCTGTGCGGCAGGTGCCTCCAGCAGGGCGTCCCCGTCGGGTGAACTCAGCGCCATCAGCACGACGCTGCGGCCCTCGACCTTCGTCGGCCACACCCGTACGTCCCCGTGCCCGCACGGGCGGAACACGCCCTCCACCAGGAGTTCGCGGGCGAAGGTCCAGTTGACGGGGTGCTCGGAGCCGATGTGGAAGGCGATGTGGACGGCGAAGGGGTCGTCGCTGCGGTAGCTCAGCCGGGCCGGGACCGGGATGCTGCGCTCGGGCGACAGAACGAGCTTGAGCTCCAGCTCGCGCTCTACCACGGTGGGGTGCATGACGTCGGTGTCCTCTCTCGCGACTTCTCGTACGGGTCCTTCGGTGGGCCCGTACGAGTGGAGAGGGGGCTCGGCTCGGAGCATTACGCGGGTTCGCGAAAGTTTTTTCCGCACTTCTCTTCCGGGGCTGTGGAGGTCCTGCGCGAGGTTGCCCGGAAAGGGGCGGGTCCAGCGGGACCGGCAGTGGGGGTTGCCCGCGTCTGATAGATGTGGAGCCCCCAAAATGACCCCCGAGCAGATACGGGACGACGGACATGAGCGCCCCAACTCCGGCCCCCGGTGACGACAGGCCCCGCGAGGGGTATTACCCGGACCCGTCCATTCCTGGATATGTCCGGTACTGGAACGGCGCCTCCTGGGTGCCGGGCACCAGCCGTCCGGCACCGACGGACGGCGAACCGCTCGCCCCGCCGCCCGGCACGACCCCGGCCGTCCCCGCGGCCCCGGTCGAGGAGACCGGCCCGCACTTCTTCGACGAGGACCCGGCGGGCGAACCCGCCACGGCGCAGGGCCGGTCCCAGCACGGCAGCCGTCCGGAGCCCGCGTCCGCGTGGGGCGCCGACCGCTCCCGCCAGACCGGCTTCGGCGGCGACCAGGACCGCCGCGTCTCCTGGGGCGCCCCGGACCCGCGCACCCAGGACCCGCGCATCGCGGACCCGCGTACCCCGGCACCCGCCGAGGGCGCGACCCAGAGCACGGACGGCACGGCCACGATCCCGCCGGCCGACTCCGACCCCTCCGACACCGGGGCCGCCGCCAACAACACCTTCGTCTTCCGCCGCCCGATCCCCGGTCCCGCCGCCCAGGACGCCGCCGCCCAGGACGCTCCCGCGGACGAGGGCACCATGACATTCCGGGCAGTCTCCCCGCGCACGGGTCGCCCCGAAGGAGCGCCCGCAGCACAGCAGGGGCGCACACCGGGCTCGGTCCCGGGACAGGGGGCAAGTGGGTCCGGCGGTACGGGAGTCGCGGGCGCGTCGGGCTCCGCCCCCCAGGGCCCCGGCTTCGGTGCCGGTAAGGCGGCCGTCGACCGGGCCGCTGCCGCGCAGGGGGCCCAAGTCGCCGCTCCCACGGCGCTGTCCGGGCCGCAGGCGGCTCCGACGGTCCCCCAGCAGTCCGGGCCGCAGTCGGCCCCGCAGGCCCCCGCACAGGGCGCCGCCCCGGCCGCCACCCCGGTCACCAGTGGCCCCGGTGGCGGTCAGCCCTCCTGGGCGCAGCAGGTGCACCGGCTCGCCGGGGACGAGGACCAGCCGGTCGTCCCGTGGAAGCCCCCGGTCGAGGACCCCTTCCAGGCGGTGGTCCGGCGTCAGGCCGCCGCCCGGCCCGCCTCCCTCGGCAAGCGGCTCGCCGCCCGGCTGCTGGACACCGTCGTCCTGCTCGGCGTCACCGCGGCGGCCGCCGTACCGCTCGGCACCAAGGCGATGGACCACGTCGACGAGAAGATCGACGCGGCCAAGCTCTCCGGCGAGACCGTCACCGTCTGGCTGCTGGACGGCACGACCTCGGCGTACCTCGGCATCGTGCTGGGCGTCCTGCTGCTCTTCGGCGCGCTCTACGAGGCGCTGCCCACCGCCAAGTGGGGCCGCACCCTCGGCAAGAAGCTGTTCGGTCTGGAGGTGCGGGACATCGAGGGCCATGAACCGCCCACCTTCGGCGGAGCCCTGCGCCGCTGGCTCGTCTACAGCGTCCCCGGACTGCTGGTGATCGGTGTCGTGGGTGTCCTGTGGTGCCTGTTCGACAAGCCGTGGCGGCAGTGCTGGCACGACAAGGCCGCGGGTACGTTCGTGGCGGGATGACCGAATACGGCGAACCGCCCGGATAATTCCGTACTCCGGACGGCCGCTCGCCGGATGCGCGGACCGGGGGTTCGCGGTCGACTCGGGCCATGAGCAGTGAACCGCCTCCCGGCTCCGGCGGGCAGCCGCCGGAAGACGACCCGTTCAGGAAGCAGCCCCCGTCCGGGGACTCCGGCGCGGGCTCGCCGTACGACAGCCAGCCGCCGCCGTACCAGGGCGGTCCCTACGGCGGTGACCCCTACGGCGGTGGCGGATACCCTGCCGATCCGCTCGCCGGGATGCCCCCGCTCGCGGACAGCGGCCGGCGCACCCTGGCCCGGATCATCGACATGGTGATGGTGGCCGTCGTGGTGTGGCTGCTCACCTGGGCGTTCCGGGTCAACGAGCTGGACATGAACGCCGACAACGTCGACTACGGCAAGTCCCTCGGCCAGTCGCTGATCGCCGCACTGCTCTACATCGGCTACGACACCTTCATGATCTCCAGGACCGGCCAGACGCTCGGCAAGAAGTGGCTGGGCATGCGAGTGGCCAACCTGGACGACGGCTCCACGCCCTCCGTGCAGACCTCGCTGGTCCGCGCGCTGGTGCTGTGGATCCCGTTCGCCTTCTGCTGCGCCTGCATCTGGACCGCGATCTGCGGGGGCTGGAGCTACTTCGACAAGCCCTACAAGCAGGGCCTGCACGACAAGGCGGCCAAGACGGTGGTGGTCAGCACCCGGTGAGGCGCAGCGAGACGACGTGAGCTGCCGCGGGGGTGTCGCGGCAGTCAGGTCGCGGCAGTGGGGTCAGGCGGCGCGCTCGGGAACCGGCGCCGGGGTGGGCGCGTCCTGCGCAGTGACCGCGGGGGACGGCCTGCGCATCGCGATCACCCGGGCTTTGGGCGTCGGCACGGTCAGCGCGACCAGCACGCCGAGAGCCAGTGCCGCCACGGCGATGAGTGCGATCGCCGCACCCGAACTCGTCTGTGACAGCAGCAGCATGGCGAGGGTCGAGAAGAGCACGGTGCACGAACCGTAGGCGAGCTGTGCGGCGGTCGGACGAGGCATGTGAATCGTGTCCTCGGAATCGGGGGTACACGGGGGGTGTGGGCCTGGCATTCCGCCAACCTCTGGGCGTTCCGCCAATCGACTCTAATCGCGTGCATGCCCGAGCGGAACGAACAGTAAGCGTGACCTAACCAACAGTACCGGTGCACAGGGGGCGCACGGAGTCATGGCGTCCACCAAGTGGACGGCGTCGCGCGCCTGTCGAGCGGGCCGCAGGTGTCCGTAAAGCGGAACTCGACTTCGCATAGTGCACTTGACCTGCTCAAGTCAAGGTCTGTCTTTTCTGGTGAACCTCTAGTCAAATGTCGTCACTTGACTACACGCGTTGATCACGCGCGCGCGAACCCTCCATGACCAGGAACCCTCCCGTCGCGCGCGCCGAACGCGGGGGAGGATCTCAAGTGACCAGCAGAACATGGACGTTCAGAGCGGCCGCGACGGCTGTCGCGTTCGCGGCGGCCACCGCCACGTTCTCGACGTTCACCATGGCGCAGGCCGATGACACGGCCAAGAACGCCATCGACCGGCACGACCCGGCGCCGGCGCACAACGAGGCCGACCACGACCTCGAAGGCCCGCTGAGCCAGACTCAGGAGGCCCAGCGCGAGGAGGCCCTCAAGCAGGTCATATCGGGCAAGGCCCAGGTGAAGGAGCGCGAAGGCTCCCAGGTCGTCGAGCTCAAGAGCAAGAAGGGCGACAGCAAGTACGTCGAGCTGGGCCGCGAGAAGACCGACAAGATCTTCACGATCCTGGTCGAGTTCGGCGACCAGACCAAGCCCGAGTTCGGCGGCACCCCCGGCCCCGGCCACAACCAGATAGCCCAGCCGGACCGCGCCCAGGACAACAGCACGGCGTGGCAGGCGGACTACAACCAGAAGCACTTCCAGGACCTCTACTTCGGCACCGGCAAGGGTGTCGAGTCGATGAAGAAGTACTACGAGAAGCAGTCCTCGGGCCGCTACTCCATCGACGGCGAGGTCTCCGACTGGGTCAAGGTCCCCTACAACGAGGCCCGTTACGGCAACAACGCCTGTGGCGAGACCAACTGCCCGAGCGTGTGGAACATCGTCAGCGACGGTGTCACGTCCTGGGTCGCCCAGCAGAAGGCCGCGGGCCGCACCGACGCCCAGATCCAGGAAGACGTCAAGCAGTTCGACCAGTGGGACCGCTACGACTTCGACGGCGACGGCGACTTCAACGAGTCCGACGGCTACATCGATCACTTCCAGGTCGTGCACGCCGGTGAGGACGAGTCCGCGGGCGGCGGCGCACAGGGCGAGGACGCCATCTGGGCCCACCGCTGGTACGCCTTCGGCACCGACGCCGGCGCCACCGGCCCGGACAACAACCGCCTCGGCGGCGCCCAGATCGGCGACACCGGCATCTGGGTCGGCGACTACACGGTCCAGCCCGAGAACGGCGGACTCGGCGTCTTCGCCCACGAGTACGGCCACGACCTCGGTCTGCCGGACCACTACGACACCTCCGGCGGCGGCGAGAACTCCACCGGCTTCTGGACGCTCATGTCCTCCGGCTCCTGGCTCGGTACCGGCAAGGACGCCATCGGCGACCTGCCCGGCGACATGACCGCCTGGGACAAGCTCCAGCTGGGCTGGCTCGACTTCGCCAAGGCGAAGGCCGCGACCAAGTCGAAGCACAAGCTGGGCGTCGCCGAGTACAACACCAGGAACAAGCAGGCGCTCATCGTCGAGCTGCCCAAGAAGCCGGTCACGACGGAGATCGTCACCCCGGCCGAGGGCACGCAGCAGTGGTGGAGCGGCAGCGGCGACAACCTCAAGAACACGCTGGCCCGTTCGGTGGACCTCACCGGCAAGTCGTCGGCGGCGCTGACCCTCGACGGCTGGTGGGCCATCGAGGCGGGCTACGACTACCTCTACACCGAGGTGTCCACCGACGGCGGCGCCAACTGGACCGCCCTGGACGGCACGGCCGACGGCCAGCCGATCGCCCGCGACGGCAGCGACAAGCCCGCGCTGAGCGGCTTCTCCGAGACGTACAAGAAGCTGTCCTTCCCGCTGGACGCCTACGCCGGCAAGAAGATCGACCTGCGCTTCCGCTACGCCACCGACGGCGGCGTGGCCGAGAAGGGCTTCGCGGCCGACCGGATCTCGGTCACCGCGGACGGTGCGGCGCTGTTCACCGACAACGCCGAGTCCGCGGACGCGGCCTGGACGGCGAGCGGCTTCCAGCGCATGGGCTCGTCCTTCACCAAGGACTACGCGCAGTACTACATCGCCGAGAACCGCCAGTACGTGTCGTACGACAAGACCCTGAAGGTCGGCCCGTACAACTTCGGCTTCTCCACCACCCGGCCGAGCTGGGTGGAGCACTACCCGTACCAGAACGGTCTGTTGATCTGGAAGTGGGACACCTCCCAGGCGGACAACAACACCAGCAAGCACCCGGGTGTCGGTCTGATCCTGCCGGTGGACTCCCACTACAAGGCGCTGAAGTGGTCCGACGGCACGCTGATGCGCAGCCGTATCCAGTCCTACGACTCGCCGTTCAGCCTGTACCGCACGGACGGCATCACGCTGCACAACGCGGACGTCGCGACGAAGATCCCGTCGTCGAAGGGCGTGTCGGTCTTCAACGACCACACGAACACCTACTACGACGCGGCGACCCCGCTCGCGGGCGTCAACATCACTGACACCAACACCAAGATCAAGATCGTCAAGGAGGCCAAGAACGGCTCCACGATCTCGATCGAAGTTGGCCGCGCGGTGAAGTAGTCGGTAATTCCGCAGGTCAGAAGCGTATCGGCGGCGACCCCCTGGCGGGTCGCCGCCGATCGTGTTTAGGTGCGTCCTGTGGTTCTCTTATTGACACCGACGCACACGGGGGTGTGACCGCATGGCCGCAGGAGGTTTCTGCAAGCTGCCGACCGGCAGCGTGGTGGTGGCGCTGAACCTGCCCATGCCGACCGCGGACGGCACGGGCTCGGTCCGCGTCCTCGTCCACGCCCAGAACCGCGCACGCGCCCTGACCAGGCTGCGCAACCTGGGCCTGCGGGCGGTCTACCTGCGCGGCAACGCCTCCCCGCCGACCCCGGACGAGATCACCGCGGTCCTGCACCACCCCGACGGCCTCATATGGAGAACGGCCCCCGACAACGGTGTCGCCACGGGCCCGGAACTGGCCCAGGAGCTCTGGCGCCCGATCAGGGCACTGCTGAGACGTCCGGCGGCCCAGGCGTAGCTAGGCCACGACCGGCTTTCCGGTCAGTTCCACCCCGGCCTCGCGCATCTCCTCCAGGGCCCGGTCCGTGGTCTCCTCGGCGACCCCCGCGGTCAGGTCCAGCAGGACGTGCGTGCGGAAGCCCTCCCTCGCGGCGTCCACAGCGGTGGCGCGTACGCAGTGGTCCGTGGCGATGCCGACCACGTCCACCTCGGTGACCTCCCGGGCGCGCAGCCAGTCGGCGAGCGTGACGCCGTTCTCGTCGACGCCCTCGAACCCGCTGTACGCCGCCGCGTACGCCCCCTTGTCGAAGACCGCGTCGATCGCGCCGGAGGCGACGGTGGGGGCGAAGTTCGGGTGGAAGCCGACCCCCTCGGTGCCCGCGACACAGTGCGCGGGCCAGGAGCGGACGAAGTCGGGATTGTCGGCGAAGTGGCCGCCCGGCGCGATGTGGTGGTCCCGGGTGGCCACCACGTGCTGATAGCCCGTACCGGCGGCCTGCCCCACCAGCTCGGTGATGGCGGCGGCGACATCGGCCCCGCCGGCCACCGCGAGGCTGCCCCCTTCGCAGAAGTCGTTCTGCACGTCTACGACGATCAAGGCGCGGCGCATGGTGGACGTCCTTCGACTAAGAGTGAACTTACGAGCCTAGAGACTTCGACGGCACTGCGGGAGGGCGCACCCGCATTAGCTACCCGACCGCCCGGACGGGTACTCCGTCGGAATGACCGGTTCCCCCCGCGACAACTGCGTCGCCGACAGCGGCAGCCCCGCCCGAGCGGCGATGTGCCGATCCCGTACGGCGTCCAGGGGCTCGCGCGCGACGACCTCGCCGCCCTTGACCAGCTCCACCAGCAGCTGCCGGTCGGCAAGCTCCGCGGGCACCGCCTCGGTGCCGATGACCTCGGCCTCCGCCACGCCGTACGCGTCCACCCGCCGCGCCGCCCACTTGCGGCCGCCGATGGAGGTCTTGCCGCCGGTGGACTTCTTCGCCACCGGCACCAGCGGCGCGCTCGGGTCGGCGGACTCGGCGCGGGCGACCAGCTTGTAGACCATTGAGCAGGTCGGGTGCCCGGAACCGGTCACCAGCTGGGTGCCCACCCCGTACGCGTCCACCGGCGCCGCGGCCAGCGAGGCGATGGCGTACTCGTCGAGATCCGAGGTCACGATGATCCGCGTGTCCCGCGCGCCCAGCTCGTCCAGTTGCTGGCGCACCCGGTGGGCCACCAGCAGCAGATCGCCGGAGTCGATCCGGACCGCGCCCAGCTCGGGCCCGGCCACCTCCACCGCCGTACGCACCGCCTCGGCGACGTCGTAGGTGTCCACGAGCAGGGTCGTGCCCCGGCCGAGCGAGTTCACCTGGGCCTGGAAGGCGTCCCGCTCCCGGTCGTGCAGGAGGGTGAAGGCGTGCGCGGAGGTGCCGACGGTCGGGATGCCGTAGCGGAAGCCCGCCGCCAGGTCGGAGGTGGTGCTGAAGCCGCCGACGTACGCGGCGCGGGACGCGGCGACCGCGGCCAATTCATGGGTGCGCCGGGCGCCCATCTCGATCAGCGGCCGCTCACCTGCGGCCGAGGACATCCGGGAGGCCGCCGCTGCGATCGCGGAGTCGTGGTTGAGGATGGAGAGGATCACCGTCTCCAGCAGCACGCACTCGGCGAAGGAGCCCTCGACCCGCATGATCGGCGAGCCGGGGAAGTACACCTCGCCCTCCGGGTAGCCCCAGATGTCGCCGCTGAAGCGGTACCCGGCGAGCCAGTCCAGGGTCTCCTCGTCGACGATGCCGCGCTCGCGCAGGAAGCCGAGGACGCCCTCGTCGAAACGGAAGTTCTCCACCGCGTCCAGCACCCGGCCGGTGCCCGCGACCACGCCGTAGCGGCGCCCGTTCGGCAACCGTCGTGTGAAGACCTCGAACACGCTCCGCCGTTCGGCCGTGCCCGCCTGAAGGGCGGCCCGGAGCATCGTCAGCTCGTACTGGTCCGTGAAAAGCGCCGTCGAGGGAACATCCACCGGCAGCCCAAGGTCCGCTGTGTTCATGACGAAGACGATACCCCACTTCGCGTCAGTGTGACGATTTATCGGGGGCGTGGCAGCATGGGCCATGTGACGTCACCCGCGCCCGTAGAGATCGAACGCACCGAGTCGGCGGAAGAGGTTTCCGCCGTTCCCGAGCCCGACGTCCCCTGGGTCACGATCGTCCACAACGACCCGGTCAACCTCATGAGCTATGTGAC from Streptomyces davaonensis JCM 4913 encodes the following:
- a CDS encoding tetratricopeptide repeat protein, producing MENEQEERRPWYRRRVLVGSVVGCAVLGGVLVLLPWGRTGGEPPAPTPGAQALAAVTTGVPAALPDLAVLIDERESHLRGHPRDAESWAVLGAAYVEQGRRTADPAYYPKAERVLRTSLKVRAKGNVEALGGLAALANARRDFPAARRWGEAARKLAPRRWTTYPLLIDTYTGLGDYKAAKKSLDRMLELGSGPAVLARAGAVYRDHGWREDAAAALSDAAALAEAPAERAAYLERGGQLAWERGDRDGALRHFQEAVRLDPDQRAALAGQGRALAALGRTTEALNAYRVALAKQPLPQYALELGELYDSLGLGQAARVQYDLLRERVRGAAAGGADEELVLGLLEADHGNPESAVRRLRAEWERQPGIAVADALGWALHRAGEGEEALRFAKIATDGTKGGGVRSALYVYHRGMIERGLELAGPARRHLEEALRINPYFSKLHAPRARQALDELGEPSLEAPEEPDGP
- a CDS encoding FAD-binding oxidoreductase, which translates into the protein MSHDLVHRLLTGLPAEAVLTDPDITASYANDMASFCPAGAPAVVVLPRTVEQVQHVMRTATELRVPVVPQGARTGLSGGANATDGCIVLSLTKMDRILEISPVDRIAVVEPGVVNADLSRAVGEHGLYYPPDPSSWETCTIGGNIGTASGGLCCVKYGVTAEYVLGLDVVLADGRLMSTGRRTAKGVAGYDLTRLFVGSEGSLGIVVRAVLALKPRPPRQLVLAAEFASAAAACDAVCRIMAGGHVPSLLELMDRTTVKAVNDLAHMGLPETTEALLLAAFDTPDPAPDLAAVGALCEAAGATQVVPADDAAESELLLQARRLSLTALEAVRGVTMIDDVCVPRSRLGDMLDGVERIAEKYKLTIGVVAHAGDGNTHPTVCFEPNDEDESRRARESFDEIMALGLELGGTITGEHGVGVLKKEWLAREIGPVGVEMQRGIKEVFDPLGLLNPGKLF
- a CDS encoding SsgA family sporulation/cell division regulator; translated protein: MHPTVVERELELKLVLSPERSIPVPARLSYRSDDPFAVHIAFHIGSEHPVNWTFARELLVEGVFRPCGHGDVRVWPTKVEGRSVVLMALSSPDGDALLEAPAAQVSAWLERTLRVVPPGSEAEQLGIDDGLAELLAPTPADDLWLRDPWPSDESKDGE
- a CDS encoding RDD family protein, producing MSAPTPAPGDDRPREGYYPDPSIPGYVRYWNGASWVPGTSRPAPTDGEPLAPPPGTTPAVPAAPVEETGPHFFDEDPAGEPATAQGRSQHGSRPEPASAWGADRSRQTGFGGDQDRRVSWGAPDPRTQDPRIADPRTPAPAEGATQSTDGTATIPPADSDPSDTGAAANNTFVFRRPIPGPAAQDAAAQDAPADEGTMTFRAVSPRTGRPEGAPAAQQGRTPGSVPGQGASGSGGTGVAGASGSAPQGPGFGAGKAAVDRAAAAQGAQVAAPTALSGPQAAPTVPQQSGPQSAPQAPAQGAAPAATPVTSGPGGGQPSWAQQVHRLAGDEDQPVVPWKPPVEDPFQAVVRRQAAARPASLGKRLAARLLDTVVLLGVTAAAAVPLGTKAMDHVDEKIDAAKLSGETVTVWLLDGTTSAYLGIVLGVLLLFGALYEALPTAKWGRTLGKKLFGLEVRDIEGHEPPTFGGALRRWLVYSVPGLLVIGVVGVLWCLFDKPWRQCWHDKAAGTFVAG
- a CDS encoding RDD family protein produces the protein MSSEPPPGSGGQPPEDDPFRKQPPSGDSGAGSPYDSQPPPYQGGPYGGDPYGGGGYPADPLAGMPPLADSGRRTLARIIDMVMVAVVVWLLTWAFRVNELDMNADNVDYGKSLGQSLIAALLYIGYDTFMISRTGQTLGKKWLGMRVANLDDGSTPSVQTSLVRALVLWIPFAFCCACIWTAICGGWSYFDKPYKQGLHDKAAKTVVVSTR
- a CDS encoding immune inhibitor A domain-containing protein, with amino-acid sequence MTSRTWTFRAAATAVAFAAATATFSTFTMAQADDTAKNAIDRHDPAPAHNEADHDLEGPLSQTQEAQREEALKQVISGKAQVKEREGSQVVELKSKKGDSKYVELGREKTDKIFTILVEFGDQTKPEFGGTPGPGHNQIAQPDRAQDNSTAWQADYNQKHFQDLYFGTGKGVESMKKYYEKQSSGRYSIDGEVSDWVKVPYNEARYGNNACGETNCPSVWNIVSDGVTSWVAQQKAAGRTDAQIQEDVKQFDQWDRYDFDGDGDFNESDGYIDHFQVVHAGEDESAGGGAQGEDAIWAHRWYAFGTDAGATGPDNNRLGGAQIGDTGIWVGDYTVQPENGGLGVFAHEYGHDLGLPDHYDTSGGGENSTGFWTLMSSGSWLGTGKDAIGDLPGDMTAWDKLQLGWLDFAKAKAATKSKHKLGVAEYNTRNKQALIVELPKKPVTTEIVTPAEGTQQWWSGSGDNLKNTLARSVDLTGKSSAALTLDGWWAIEAGYDYLYTEVSTDGGANWTALDGTADGQPIARDGSDKPALSGFSETYKKLSFPLDAYAGKKIDLRFRYATDGGVAEKGFAADRISVTADGAALFTDNAESADAAWTASGFQRMGSSFTKDYAQYYIAENRQYVSYDKTLKVGPYNFGFSTTRPSWVEHYPYQNGLLIWKWDTSQADNNTSKHPGVGLILPVDSHYKALKWSDGTLMRSRIQSYDSPFSLYRTDGITLHNADVATKIPSSKGVSVFNDHTNTYYDAATPLAGVNITDTNTKIKIVKEAKNGSTISIEVGRAVK
- a CDS encoding isochorismatase family protein, whose product is MRRALIVVDVQNDFCEGGSLAVAGGADVAAAITELVGQAAGTGYQHVVATRDHHIAPGGHFADNPDFVRSWPAHCVAGTEGVGFHPNFAPTVASGAIDAVFDKGAYAAAYSGFEGVDENGVTLADWLRAREVTEVDVVGIATDHCVRATAVDAAREGFRTHVLLDLTAGVAEETTDRALEEMREAGVELTGKPVVA
- a CDS encoding nicotinate phosphoribosyltransferase, with product MNTADLGLPVDVPSTALFTDQYELTMLRAALQAGTAERRSVFEVFTRRLPNGRRYGVVAGTGRVLDAVENFRFDEGVLGFLRERGIVDEETLDWLAGYRFSGDIWGYPEGEVYFPGSPIMRVEGSFAECVLLETVILSILNHDSAIAAAASRMSSAAGERPLIEMGARRTHELAAVAASRAAYVGGFSTTSDLAAGFRYGIPTVGTSAHAFTLLHDRERDAFQAQVNSLGRGTTLLVDTYDVAEAVRTAVEVAGPELGAVRIDSGDLLLVAHRVRQQLDELGARDTRIIVTSDLDEYAIASLAAAPVDAYGVGTQLVTGSGHPTCSMVYKLVARAESADPSAPLVPVAKKSTGGKTSIGGRKWAARRVDAYGVAEAEVIGTEAVPAELADRQLLVELVKGGEVVAREPLDAVRDRHIAARAGLPLSATQLSRGEPVIPTEYPSGRSGS